One Glandiceps talaboti chromosome 20, keGlaTala1.1, whole genome shotgun sequence genomic region harbors:
- the LOC144450764 gene encoding caprin-2-like, whose amino-acid sequence MAISSVAVLVMFFVFAVTGQPTTAANRGWADFQSRYIEDGRCAYTFILPDKEQQSCGKDYDDALQTVTDRVTTLETQQPPNLDATLQSLLETQETLLGRVAELETQQMLNQPPPTYPTEIPLPDPHEQRVAFSVVRTTSLGPVSSDTVIVYDKVYSNDGNGYNTSTGKFTCPVSGMYYFMISALRQSSSYHLHVCLIKNTTKLPCIYAHNSGGRSHGAASNSVIIDIDHGDEIWVRLVSGYAVYSDIYEYTTFTGYLLYSITQ is encoded by the exons ATGGCAATATCTAGCGTAGCAGTTCTTGTTATGTTCTTTGTCTTCGCTGTGACTGGCCAACCAACCACTGCAGCTAACAGAGGCTGGGCAGATTTCCAAAGTCGATACATTGAAGACGGCAGATGTGCCTATACATTTATTCTACCAGACAAAGAACAACAGTCCTGTGGTAAAGATTATGACGATGCTCTGCAGACTGTGACTGATAGAGTGACAACACTGGAAACACAGCAACCACCAAATCTCGATGCCACTCTACAGAGTTTGTTGGAGACCCAGGAGACTTTGTTAGGGAGAGTAGCAGAACTGGAAACGCAGCAAATGTTAAATCAACCACCACCTACTTATCCAACAG AAATCCCACTTCCTGACCCTCATGAGCAGAGAGTTGCATTTTCGGTTGTCAGGACAACATCCCTGGGACCCGTGTCTAGTGATACAGTGATTGTTTATGATAAAGTGTATTCTAATGATGGAAATGGTTATAACACATCTACTGGTAAATTTACATGCCCTGTCAGTGGTATGTATTACTTCATGATTTCTGCATTACGACAGTCTAGCAGCTATCACTTACATGTGTGTTTGATAAAGAACACTACCAAGTTACCCTGTATATATGCACATAATTCAGGTGGTAGGTCCCATGGTGCTGCATCTAACAGTGTAATCATAGATATAGATCATGGAGATGAAATCTGGGTTAGACTTGTCAGTGGTTATGCTGTGTACAGTGATATCTATGAATACACAACCTTTACTGGTTACCTGTTGTATTCAATTACACAATAA
- the LOC144451075 gene encoding carboxy-terminal domain RNA polymerase II polypeptide A small phosphatase 1-like isoform X2 — protein sequence MDSTSIITQVSRDEEPLSTFPAPEKEQSTASKKPRNRGLLSSFFCCFGANGNQTVNAIPTEENGAPKSQNKYLLPEVRHSEMHKLCIVIDLDETLVHSSFKPVSNADFVVPVEIDGTIHQVYVLKRPYVDEFLQKMGELFECVLFTASLSKYADPVADLLDKWGVFRARLFRDSCVFHRGNYVKDLSRLGRDLKRIIIVDNSPASYIFHPENAVPVASWFDDMSDTELLDLIPFLENLSKVDDVYTVLQNQNMNGPQPITANHSHVNSINS from the exons AACAAAGTACAGCGAGTAAAAAACCGCGTAACCGTGGGTTACTCAGTTCATTCTTCTGTTGTTTTGGTGCCAATGGCAACCAGACAGTCAATGCTATACCGACAGAAGAAAATGGGGCACCCAAG TCACAGAACAAATACCTACTCCCGGAAGTCCGTCACTCGGAAATGCACAAACTGTGTATAGTAATAGACCTTGATGAGACCCTTGTACATAGTTCTTTCAAG CCTGTTAGTAATGCAGATTTTGTAGTTCCGGTAGAAATTGATGGCACAATTCACCAG GTGTATGTATTGAAAAGGCCGTACGTGGATGAATTTTTACAGAAAATGGGCGAGTTATTTGAGTGTGTGTTATTTACAGCCAGTCTTTCAAAG TATGCAGACCCTGTAGCAGACCTTCTAGATAAGTGGGGTGTGTTCAGGGCACGACTTTTCAGGGATTCTTGTGTTTTTCACAGAGGAAACTATGTTAAG GACCTCAGTCGGTTAGGAAGGGATTTGAAGAGGATAATAATTGTAGACAATTCACCTGCTTCTTACATCTTCCACCCTGAGAATGCA GTGCCTGTAGCCTCCTGGTTTGATGACATGTCTGACACTGAGTTGTTGGATCTTATACCATTTTTAGAAAACCTGTCCAAAGTAGATGATGTGTATACAGTACTTCAAAACCAGAACATGAACGGACCGCAGCCAATCACAGCAAACCATTCACACGTCAATTCAATCAACTCATAG
- the LOC144451049 gene encoding caprin-2-like — translation MAISTVAILLFLVVPVTGQLTTNRHKETSSCRSGCDVAPQSLIERMTNLELETQQSLLETQQSLLETRQSLLERIAEMEAQEPPTTYSTEIPLPDPHEQRVTFSVARTSSMGPLSGSRVVVYNKVYANDGNGYSTSSGKFTCPVSGMYYFMIAAMRRLTSDNLHVCLMKSTTQLPCIYVHNSGGRQHGASSNSVIIEVLQGDEIWVRLGDGTAVYGDSGEYTTFTGYLLYSNTQ, via the exons ATGGCAATATCTACTGTAGCAATACTTCTGTTTCTGGTTGTCCCTGTGACTGGTCAACTCACCACTAACAGACACAAAGAAACTTCGTCTTGTCGAAGTGGTTGTGATGTAGCTCCACAGAGTTTGATAGAAAGAATGACCAACCTGGAGTTAGAGACCCAACAAAGTTTGTTAGAAACCCAACAGAGTTTATTGGAGACCAGACAGAGTTTGTTAGAAAGAATTGCAGAAATGGAAGCACAGGAACCACCAACTACCTATTCAACAG AAATCCCTCTTCCTGACCCCCATGAGCAGAGAGTTACATTTTCAGTTGCCAGGACGTCATCCAtgggaccactatctggtagtCGAGTGGTTGTTTATAATAAAGTGTATGCCAATGATGGAAATGGTTATAGTACATCTAGTGGTAAATTTACATGCCCTGTCAGTGGTATGTATTACTTCATGATTGCTGCAATGCGACGACTCACcagtgataatttacatgtgtGCTTGATGAAGAGTACTACCCAGTTAccctgtatatatgtacacaattcAGGTGGCAGGCAACATGGTGCTTCGTCTAACAGTGTAATCATAGAGGTACTACAGGGAGATGAAATCTGGGTTAGACTTGGTGATGGTACTGCTGTGTACGGGGATAGCGGTGAATATACAACCTTTACTGGTTACTTGTTGTACTCAAATACACAATAA
- the LOC144451075 gene encoding carboxy-terminal domain RNA polymerase II polypeptide A small phosphatase 1-like isoform X1, with protein MDSTSIITQVSRDEEPLSTFPAPEKEQSTASKKPRNRGLLSSFFCCFGANGNQTVNAIPTEENGAPKSMSILQSQNKYLLPEVRHSEMHKLCIVIDLDETLVHSSFKPVSNADFVVPVEIDGTIHQVYVLKRPYVDEFLQKMGELFECVLFTASLSKYADPVADLLDKWGVFRARLFRDSCVFHRGNYVKDLSRLGRDLKRIIIVDNSPASYIFHPENAVPVASWFDDMSDTELLDLIPFLENLSKVDDVYTVLQNQNMNGPQPITANHSHVNSINS; from the exons AACAAAGTACAGCGAGTAAAAAACCGCGTAACCGTGGGTTACTCAGTTCATTCTTCTGTTGTTTTGGTGCCAATGGCAACCAGACAGTCAATGCTATACCGACAGAAGAAAATGGGGCACCCAAG TCCATGTCTATATTGCAGTCACAGAACAAATACCTACTCCCGGAAGTCCGTCACTCGGAAATGCACAAACTGTGTATAGTAATAGACCTTGATGAGACCCTTGTACATAGTTCTTTCAAG CCTGTTAGTAATGCAGATTTTGTAGTTCCGGTAGAAATTGATGGCACAATTCACCAG GTGTATGTATTGAAAAGGCCGTACGTGGATGAATTTTTACAGAAAATGGGCGAGTTATTTGAGTGTGTGTTATTTACAGCCAGTCTTTCAAAG TATGCAGACCCTGTAGCAGACCTTCTAGATAAGTGGGGTGTGTTCAGGGCACGACTTTTCAGGGATTCTTGTGTTTTTCACAGAGGAAACTATGTTAAG GACCTCAGTCGGTTAGGAAGGGATTTGAAGAGGATAATAATTGTAGACAATTCACCTGCTTCTTACATCTTCCACCCTGAGAATGCA GTGCCTGTAGCCTCCTGGTTTGATGACATGTCTGACACTGAGTTGTTGGATCTTATACCATTTTTAGAAAACCTGTCCAAAGTAGATGATGTGTATACAGTACTTCAAAACCAGAACATGAACGGACCGCAGCCAATCACAGCAAACCATTCACACGTCAATTCAATCAACTCATAG